One genomic region from Microcystis panniformis FACHB-1757 encodes:
- a CDS encoding ISL3 family transposase produces MWINFDQLLDLPNATVVNYQKIAQTIFLKLALLNETIECPNCHQTLDRINQTEYNLVRDLSILGNPVYLEVPRRQFHCQKCQKYISERLSFMRLRQHHTIRYESMIYERVKNCSIEEISREEGLGWSEVELIFNHCAKELEKEEWEAPERISLDEFSNLKGHKDFITTVVDMDKKILLDVIKGHKQEELMEALKAQPDAVREKVKEVSVDMWSGFTAVIKELFPNAKIIYDRFHVMAIINDELNKLRKLMGVHEKGLPHLLWKNKEDLKDEQKQQLEVILKEHPCLGIAGEMKEEIRQIYQSSRTFRGAERKLEKWIRIGGILYESSARMIQKHLPGICNYFENQTTNGLIEGMNTKIKLIKRMSYGFTNFEHLRLKLFACFNS; encoded by the coding sequence ATGTGGATAAATTTTGATCAACTCCTCGATTTACCAAATGCAACAGTGGTCAATTATCAAAAAATTGCTCAGACAATTTTCCTAAAGCTTGCTCTTTTAAATGAAACAATTGAATGTCCGAATTGCCATCAAACCTTAGACAGAATCAATCAGACAGAGTATAATCTAGTCAGAGACTTGTCAATATTAGGTAATCCAGTATATTTAGAAGTACCACGCCGTCAGTTTCATTGTCAAAAGTGCCAAAAGTATATCAGCGAAAGACTGAGTTTTATGAGATTAAGACAGCATCATACAATTCGCTATGAATCGATGATTTATGAGAGAGTAAAAAATTGTAGCATCGAAGAAATAAGTCGAGAAGAAGGGTTAGGATGGTCAGAAGTTGAGTTAATATTTAATCACTGTGCTAAAGAACTAGAAAAGGAAGAGTGGGAAGCACCAGAACGAATAAGCTTAGATGAATTTAGTAACTTAAAAGGACATAAAGATTTCATCACAACGGTCGTAGATATGGACAAGAAAATTTTACTAGATGTGATTAAAGGACATAAGCAAGAAGAATTAATGGAAGCCTTAAAAGCACAGCCAGACGCAGTTCGGGAGAAAGTGAAAGAAGTGAGCGTCGATATGTGGTCAGGATTTACAGCAGTGATCAAGGAATTATTTCCCAATGCTAAAATCATCTATGACCGTTTTCATGTAATGGCTATCATCAATGACGAGCTTAATAAATTGAGAAAGTTAATGGGGGTGCATGAAAAAGGATTACCTCATTTATTATGGAAGAATAAAGAGGACTTAAAGGACGAGCAAAAACAACAACTAGAAGTTATTCTGAAAGAACATCCATGCTTAGGAATAGCCGGGGAAATGAAAGAAGAAATTAGACAAATTTATCAAAGTAGTAGAACGTTCAGAGGTGCTGAGAGAAAATTGGAAAAATGGATAAGAATAGGCGGGATATTATATGAAAGTAGTGCCAGGATGATCCAGAAGCATTTGCCAGGTATTTGTAATTACTTTGAAAATCAGACAACCAACGGATTAATTGAGGGAATGAATACCAAAATAAAGCTTATTAAAAGAATGAGTTATGGATTTACCAATTTTGAACATCTTCGACTTAAGCTGTTTGCTTGCTTTAATTCATAA
- a CDS encoding class III poly(R)-hydroxyalkanoic acid synthase subunit PhaC, with protein sequence MWPFLTQVKLEDFTQDYLELTQKNLKGLDNLKRVKEEDIQCGVSEKEAVYREDKIILYHFKPVVEKPFEIPLLMVYALVNRPYMVDLQEGRSLVANLLKLGLDIYLIDWGYPTRSDRWLTLDDYINGYVDNCVDFIRQSHHLDKINLLGICQGGTFSLCYSSLYPDKIKNLVTMVTPVDFYQTETLLNMRGGCSLGSEALDIDLMVDTMGNIPGDFLNLEFLELKPLQLGYQKYLDFPDIMEDESKLVNFLRMEKWIFDSPDQAGESYRQFLKDFYQQNKLIKGEVMLGDKRVDLHNLTMPILNLYADKDHLVPPASSLALGNYIGTSDYTACAFPVGHIGMYVSGKVQRDLPPAITDWLKARG encoded by the coding sequence ATGTGGCCATTTTTGACGCAAGTGAAACTGGAAGATTTTACCCAAGATTATCTAGAATTAACTCAAAAAAATCTCAAAGGTTTGGACAATCTCAAACGAGTTAAAGAAGAAGATATTCAGTGTGGAGTCTCGGAAAAAGAAGCAGTTTATCGGGAAGATAAAATCATTCTCTACCACTTTAAACCCGTGGTCGAAAAACCCTTCGAGATTCCCTTGTTGATGGTTTATGCCTTGGTCAATCGTCCCTACATGGTAGATTTACAGGAAGGGCGTTCTTTAGTGGCAAATCTGCTGAAATTAGGCTTAGATATCTACTTAATTGATTGGGGCTATCCCACCAGAAGCGATCGCTGGTTAACCCTTGATGATTATATCAATGGTTATGTGGATAATTGCGTCGATTTTATTCGTCAAAGTCACCATCTCGACAAGATTAATCTGTTGGGAATCTGTCAGGGAGGAACCTTTAGTTTATGCTATAGTTCCCTCTATCCTGATAAGATAAAAAATCTGGTGACAATGGTGACACCGGTGGACTTTTATCAAACCGAGACCCTCTTAAATATGCGCGGGGGATGTTCCTTGGGTTCCGAAGCATTAGACATCGATTTAATGGTAGATACTATGGGCAATATTCCAGGAGATTTTCTCAACTTAGAGTTTCTGGAATTGAAACCTTTACAGTTAGGTTATCAGAAATACCTCGATTTTCCTGACATCATGGAAGACGAATCAAAATTAGTTAATTTTCTGCGTATGGAAAAATGGATTTTTGATAGTCCCGACCAAGCGGGAGAATCCTACCGACAGTTCCTCAAGGATTTCTATCAGCAAAATAAACTGATTAAAGGGGAAGTGATGTTAGGAGATAAACGGGTAGATTTACACAATCTGACCATGCCAATTCTCAATCTTTATGCGGATAAAGATCACCTTGTACCTCCCGCTTCTTCCCTCGCTTTAGGGAATTATATCGGTACTTCTGACTATACCGCTTGTGCTTTCCCGGTCGGACATATCGGAATGTATGTCAGTGGCAAAGTGCAACGGGATTTACCCCCCGCTATTACTGATTGGTTGAAAGCAAGAGGTTAA
- the chlP gene encoding geranylgeranyl reductase: MLRVAVVGSGPAGSSAAETLAKAGIETYLFERKLDNAKPCGGAIPLCMVSEFDLPPEIIDRRVRKMKMISPSNVEVDINLDNQDEYIGMCRREVLDGFMRERAHKLGAHLINGTVYGLDIPTNSTDPYTLHYADHSHGNSQGEMKSLKVDVVIGADGANSRIAKAIDAGDYNYAIAFQERIRLPQDKMAYYEDLAEMYVGKDVSPDFYAWVFPKYDHVAVGTGTMKVNKAMIKDLQAGIRARAARRLEGGEIIRVEAHPIPEHPRPRRVVGRVALVGDAAGTVTKSSGEGIYFAAKSARMCAETIVEVTNGGQRIPTEDELKLYLKRWDKKYGMTYLVLDILQRVFYRTDATREAFVEMCSDKDVQKMTFDSYLYKTVVPANPLVQMKITAKTIGSLLRGNALAP, encoded by the coding sequence GTGTTAAGAGTCGCTGTTGTGGGTTCAGGGCCGGCCGGTTCTTCGGCGGCAGAAACATTAGCTAAAGCAGGCATTGAAACCTATTTATTTGAACGCAAATTAGATAATGCTAAACCCTGTGGTGGAGCGATTCCTCTCTGTATGGTGAGCGAATTTGACCTACCTCCTGAAATTATCGATCGCCGGGTGAGAAAAATGAAAATGATCTCCCCCTCTAACGTCGAAGTCGATATTAATCTCGATAATCAAGACGAATATATCGGAATGTGTCGTCGGGAAGTCCTCGACGGTTTTATGAGAGAACGCGCCCATAAATTAGGAGCGCATTTAATCAACGGAACCGTTTACGGTCTCGACATTCCCACCAATAGCACCGATCCCTATACCCTACACTACGCTGATCACTCCCACGGCAATTCCCAAGGGGAAATGAAATCTCTGAAGGTGGATGTGGTTATCGGTGCCGACGGTGCTAATTCCCGCATTGCTAAAGCTATTGATGCTGGGGATTACAACTATGCGATCGCTTTCCAAGAACGCATCCGTCTCCCCCAAGATAAAATGGCCTACTACGAAGATCTGGCGGAAATGTATGTAGGAAAAGACGTATCCCCCGACTTCTACGCTTGGGTATTCCCCAAATACGATCACGTCGCCGTCGGTACTGGCACAATGAAGGTCAATAAAGCCATGATTAAAGACCTACAAGCTGGTATTCGCGCTCGTGCGGCCCGTCGTCTCGAAGGTGGCGAAATCATCCGGGTGGAGGCTCACCCCATCCCCGAACATCCCCGTCCTCGTCGTGTAGTTGGTCGCGTGGCCCTCGTAGGTGATGCTGCGGGAACAGTTACGAAGTCTTCGGGAGAAGGCATCTATTTCGCGGCTAAATCGGCGCGGATGTGTGCGGAAACCATTGTCGAAGTCACCAACGGCGGCCAACGTATCCCCACAGAGGACGAGTTAAAACTCTACCTCAAGCGTTGGGATAAGAAATACGGTATGACCTATCTGGTGTTAGATATCCTGCAGCGGGTTTTCTACCGTACCGATGCCACCCGGGAAGCTTTTGTGGAAATGTGTTCCGATAAGGACGTACAGAAGATGACTTTTGACAGTTATCTCTATAAAACCGTTGTTCCCGCTAATCCTCTCGTACAAATGAAGATTACTGCTAAAACCATCGGTTCTCTCCTGCGCGGTAACGCTTTGGCCCCTTAA
- a CDS encoding ISL3 family transposase: MWINFDQLLDLPNVTVVNYQKIAQTIFLKLALLNETIECPNCHQTLDRINQTEYNLVRDLSILGNPVYLEVPRRQFHCQKCQKYISERLSFMRLRQHHTIRYESMIYERVKNCSIEEISREEGLGWSEVELIFNHCAKELEKEEWEAPERISLDEFSNLKGHKDFITTVVDMDKKILLDVIKGHKQEELMEALKAQPDAVREKVKEVSVDMWSGFTAVIKELFPNAKIIYDRFHVMAIINDELNKLRKLMGVHEKGLPHLLWKNKEDLKDEQKQQLEVILKEHPCLGIAWEMKEEIRQIYQSSRTFRGAERKLEKWIRIGGILYESSARMIQKHLPGICNYFENQTTNGLIEGMNTKIKLIKRMSYGFTNFEHLRLKLFACFNS; encoded by the coding sequence ATGTGGATAAATTTTGATCAACTCCTCGATTTACCAAATGTAACAGTGGTCAATTATCAAAAAATTGCTCAGACAATTTTCCTAAAGCTTGCTCTTTTAAATGAAACAATTGAATGTCCGAATTGCCATCAAACCTTAGACAGAATCAATCAGACAGAGTATAATCTAGTCAGAGACTTGTCAATATTAGGTAATCCAGTATATTTAGAAGTACCACGCCGTCAGTTTCATTGTCAAAAGTGCCAAAAGTATATCAGCGAAAGACTGAGTTTTATGAGATTAAGACAGCATCATACAATTCGCTATGAATCGATGATTTATGAGAGAGTAAAAAATTGTAGCATCGAAGAAATAAGTCGAGAAGAAGGGTTAGGATGGTCAGAAGTTGAGTTAATATTTAATCACTGTGCTAAAGAACTAGAAAAGGAAGAGTGGGAAGCACCAGAACGAATAAGCTTAGATGAATTTAGTAACTTAAAAGGACATAAAGATTTCATCACAACGGTCGTAGATATGGACAAGAAAATTTTACTAGATGTGATTAAAGGACATAAGCAAGAAGAATTAATGGAAGCCTTAAAAGCACAGCCAGACGCAGTTCGGGAGAAAGTGAAAGAAGTGAGCGTCGATATGTGGTCAGGATTTACAGCAGTGATCAAGGAATTATTTCCCAATGCTAAAATCATCTATGACCGTTTTCATGTAATGGCTATCATCAATGACGAGCTTAATAAATTGAGAAAGTTAATGGGGGTGCATGAAAAAGGATTACCTCATTTATTATGGAAGAATAAAGAGGACTTAAAGGACGAGCAAAAACAACAACTAGAAGTTATTCTGAAAGAACATCCATGCTTAGGAATAGCCTGGGAAATGAAAGAAGAAATTAGACAAATTTATCAAAGTAGTAGAACGTTCAGAGGTGCTGAGAGAAAATTGGAAAAATGGATAAGAATAGGCGGGATATTATATGAAAGTAGTGCCAGGATGATCCAGAAGCATTTGCCAGGTATTTGTAATTACTTTGAAAATCAGACAACCAACGGATTAATTGAGGGAATGAATACCAAAATAAAGCTTATTAAAAGAATGAGTTATGGATTTACCAATTTTGAACATCTTCGACTTAAGCTGTTTGCTTGCTTTAATTCATAA
- a CDS encoding transposase yields the protein MDKRHLTVLSWMVTALLSSQSLNQARWEPFVQSRAEQANSYQRRWNRFCQNGRVAVEKIYIPLILKAIETWKEKGERLYLAIDTTLLWNQYCFVYLAVVCGGRAVPLMWMGLEHGSASLAFEKYEPLLDRAKGYLQGFENVMLLADRGFANQQLIQWLRKNTWHWCLRLPCDTLIYGVRRRGFGYEVRELYPPKRQACFDRNVQVWQEARITAHLALASVPGVKDN from the coding sequence GTGGATAAAAGACATTTAACCGTCCTCAGTTGGATGGTGACAGCCCTACTCAGTAGTCAAAGTCTCAATCAAGCCAGATGGGAACCCTTTGTACAAAGCAGAGCCGAACAAGCCAATAGTTATCAGAGACGGTGGAATCGCTTTTGCCAGAATGGAAGAGTAGCGGTGGAAAAGATATACATCCCCTTAATATTGAAAGCCATCGAGACTTGGAAGGAGAAGGGGGAAAGACTGTATCTAGCAATAGATACCACTCTGTTGTGGAATCAATACTGCTTTGTCTATCTAGCGGTGGTCTGCGGGGGGAGAGCCGTCCCCTTGATGTGGATGGGATTAGAACATGGTAGTGCCAGCCTAGCTTTTGAGAAATACGAACCCTTGTTGGACAGAGCCAAAGGCTATCTTCAGGGCTTTGAGAATGTCATGCTGTTAGCCGACCGAGGCTTTGCCAATCAGCAATTAATTCAATGGCTCAGGAAAAATACTTGGCATTGGTGTCTTCGCTTACCTTGCGATACCCTCATTTACGGTGTTCGCCGTCGGGGTTTTGGCTATGAGGTCAGAGAACTCTATCCTCCCAAGCGGCAAGCCTGCTTTGATCGCAACGTTCAAGTCTGGCAGGAGGCTAGAATCACTGCTCATCTTGCTTTAGCCTCTGTTCCAGGGGTTAAGGATAATTAG
- a CDS encoding DUF433 domain-containing protein yields the protein MDWETRITLNPDILVGKPIIKGTRIAVEFIIDLLAQGWSIDEILRNYPGITVEDIQACLSYASVMLKSEKVYAIAA from the coding sequence ATGGACTGGGAAACTCGAATTACACTAAATCCCGATATTTTGGTGGGAAAACCTATCATTAAAGGAACAAGGATTGCGGTTGAATTTATCATCGATCTTCTCGCCCAAGGTTGGAGTATTGATGAAATTCTGCGAAACTACCCAGGTATTACAGTAGAAGATATTCAAGCTTGTCTTAGCTATGCTAGTGTAATGCTCAAATCTGAGAAAGTCTATGCTATTGCTGCTTAA
- a CDS encoding IS630 family transposase, with product MINLEFTEEEKNSLYYERFHHPHPRVQLKMEVLWLKSQKIPHQKICQLAGISPNTLLTYLRDYQEGGIEKLKEINFYRPKSELESQKETLKKYFEKNPPATINEAVYRIEELTGIKRSPTQVRKFLKSMGMKCLKVGSLPSKADPDEQEDYKEKKLEPRLNEAKEGKRAVFFVDAAHFVMGAFLGFVWCFERLFVKSPSGRKRFNVLGALNAITHEVILVTYETYITATQVCELRSKIAALGLMIPITLVLDNARYQKCKIVEELALSLSIELLYLPSYSPNLNLIERLWKLVKKKCLYGKYYENFSDFSSAIYECLNDAHLKHKKELDSLLTLRFQKFNKSQIMNV from the coding sequence ATGATTAACCTAGAATTCACGGAAGAAGAAAAGAACTCACTGTATTATGAAAGATTTCATCATCCCCATCCCCGGGTTCAACTGAAGATGGAAGTTCTCTGGTTAAAAAGCCAAAAGATACCGCACCAAAAAATTTGTCAGTTAGCAGGAATCTCGCCAAATACCTTATTAACCTATCTTCGAGATTATCAAGAGGGCGGAATAGAAAAATTAAAAGAAATCAACTTCTATCGCCCTAAAAGTGAATTAGAGTCTCAAAAAGAAACCCTCAAAAAATACTTCGAGAAAAATCCACCAGCCACAATAAATGAAGCTGTATATAGGATAGAAGAATTGACGGGAATAAAACGAAGTCCTACCCAAGTGAGAAAATTTTTAAAATCAATGGGAATGAAATGTTTAAAAGTAGGTTCTCTTCCTTCTAAAGCTGACCCAGATGAACAAGAGGACTACAAAGAAAAAAAGCTAGAACCCAGACTAAATGAGGCAAAAGAAGGAAAAAGGGCTGTTTTTTTTGTTGATGCCGCTCACTTCGTCATGGGAGCATTTCTCGGTTTTGTTTGGTGTTTTGAGAGACTTTTTGTTAAGTCACCGAGCGGGCGTAAACGCTTCAATGTTTTAGGAGCATTAAATGCAATAACTCATGAAGTTATTCTGGTAACATATGAAACTTATATTACGGCAACTCAAGTCTGTGAACTCCGGTCAAAAATAGCTGCTTTAGGACTAATGATTCCCATCACTCTAGTCTTAGATAATGCCCGCTATCAAAAATGTAAAATTGTTGAAGAATTAGCTCTTTCTTTGTCAATAGAACTGCTCTATCTGCCGTCTTATTCACCTAATCTAAATTTAATTGAAAGGCTGTGGAAATTGGTCAAAAAGAAATGTTTATATGGTAAATATTATGAAAACTTTTCTGACTTTTCTTCAGCCATTTATGAATGTTTGAATGATGCCCATTTGAAACATAAAAAAGAACTGGATTCCTTGCTGACTCTACGATTTCAGAAGTTTAATAAATCTCAGATTATGAACGTCTAA
- a CDS encoding nucleoside triphosphate hydrolase: protein MTIALDRLPQSWQGLTHRLTYKYFQARIDIPKDPYKILFRPQPYQVLFILSHMRSGSSLLTHILNSNPEIIGFGETHLVYESEQDFKTLMFQLYWRLKDLNMNHKYILDKVLHDQKFLDHSFLQSDPVKTIFLLREPQRTLASILDIKPHQNEQHALGYYTGRLATLESYAQLINSKEKSLFITHDQVLNQSQLVFNSLQSHLDTKTGFSEEYRVLKTTGTRGIGDSSENIRAGKIIKQARKLDIEISDAVLTQAQKAYERCYETLSHYCHCI, encoded by the coding sequence ATGACTATAGCCCTCGATCGCTTACCCCAATCTTGGCAGGGTTTAACCCATCGTTTAACTTATAAGTATTTTCAGGCACGCATTGATATACCCAAAGACCCCTATAAAATCCTCTTTCGTCCCCAACCCTATCAGGTTTTATTTATCCTTAGCCATATGCGATCGGGTTCGTCTTTATTGACCCATATCCTCAATTCTAATCCTGAAATTATCGGTTTTGGCGAAACTCATCTGGTTTATGAGAGTGAACAGGATTTTAAAACTTTAATGTTTCAACTCTACTGGCGGTTGAAAGATTTAAACATGAATCATAAATATATTTTAGATAAAGTTCTTCATGATCAGAAGTTTTTAGATCATAGTTTTTTGCAATCTGATCCGGTTAAGACCATATTTTTACTACGAGAACCGCAGCGCACTTTAGCTAGTATTCTAGATATTAAACCCCATCAAAACGAGCAGCACGCCCTGGGTTATTATACCGGTCGTTTAGCCACCTTAGAAAGTTATGCTCAATTAATTAACAGCAAAGAAAAGAGTTTATTTATCACCCACGATCAGGTATTAAACCAAAGTCAATTGGTCTTTAATAGTTTACAGAGTCATCTCGATACTAAAACGGGATTTTCTGAAGAATATCGAGTTTTAAAAACCACTGGCACTCGCGGTATAGGAGATTCTTCCGAGAATATCAGAGCGGGTAAAATTATTAAACAAGCCAGAAAATTAGACATAGAAATTTCCGACGCTGTTTTAACCCAAGCCCAAAAAGCCTACGAGCGATGCTACGAAACCCTCAGCCATTATTGTCATTGTATCTAA
- a CDS encoding DUF5615 family PIN-like protein, with protein sequence MRFLANENFPLDGVEALRQNGHDVLWIRVESPGISDCEVLSRAQAENRILLTFDKDFGELAFRSRLPASVGIILFRIRVPSASVVAGASHLRNE encoded by the coding sequence ATGCGTTTTCTAGCGAACGAAAATTTCCCCCTTGATGGGGTTGAAGCCCTACGACAAAATGGCCATGATGTCCTGTGGATTAGGGTGGAATCCCCCGGAATCTCGGACTGTGAAGTTTTAAGTCGCGCCCAAGCAGAAAATCGTATTCTCTTGACATTTGATAAAGATTTTGGAGAACTCGCCTTTCGTTCAAGGTTGCCGGCCAGTGTTGGTATTATTTTGTTTAGAATAAGAGTACCTTCTGCATCTGTAGTCGCGGGAGCATCTCATTTACGCAATGAGTAA
- a CDS encoding transposase: MKAIETWKEKGERLYLAIDTTLLWNQYCFVYLAVVCGGRAVPLMWMGLEHGSASLAFEKYEPLLDRAKGYLQGFENVMLLADRGFANQQLIQWLRKNTWHWCLRLPCDTLIYGVRRRGFGYEVRELYPPKRQACFDRNVQVWQEARITAHLALASVPGVKDNWAILSDEPPTLDTFWQYG, translated from the coding sequence TTGAAAGCCATCGAGACTTGGAAGGAGAAGGGGGAAAGACTGTATCTAGCAATAGATACCACTCTGTTGTGGAATCAATACTGCTTTGTCTATCTAGCGGTGGTCTGCGGGGGGAGAGCCGTCCCCTTGATGTGGATGGGATTAGAACATGGTAGTGCCAGCCTAGCTTTTGAGAAATACGAACCCTTGTTGGACAGAGCCAAAGGCTATCTTCAGGGCTTTGAGAATGTCATGCTGTTAGCCGACCGAGGCTTTGCCAATCAGCAATTAATTCAATGGCTCAGGAAAAATACTTGGCATTGGTGTCTTCGCTTACCTTGCGATACCCTCATTTACGGTGTTCGCCGTCGGGGTTTTGGCTATGAGGTCAGAGAACTCTATCCTCCCAAACGGCAAGCCTGCTTTGATCGCAACGTTCAAGTCTGGCAGGAGGCTAGAATCACTGCTCATCTTGCTTTAGCCTCTGTTCCAGGGGTTAAGGATAATTGGGCAATTCTGAGCGATGAACCTCCTACCCTTGACACCTTCTGGCAGTATGGCTGA
- a CDS encoding DUF2442 domain-containing protein, with the protein MSDGRTISVPLAWYPRLLHGSIEERNDYRLLAGGSGIHWNQLEVVIR; encoded by the coding sequence TTGTCTGATGGGCGCACTATATCTGTTCCCCTGGCATGGTATCCTCGGCTCCTGCATGGCTCAATTGAGGAGCGCAATGATTATCGCTTGCTCGCTGGTGGCAGTGGAATCCATTGGAATCAACTAGAGGTAGTGATTCGGTAG
- a CDS encoding IS4 family transposase has translation MISELYQKVLENELGRARYLLLLMVVGTLQILKQAKLEILAEALPIPILFESRRKKLKRFLKLEILNIEKIWFLCLKEMLKQQERFTIKGLVYIAIDRTSWGAINILMVSLIYDKRAIPIYWEILDKKGSSNLEEQQRVLGKILKVLSGHKIVVLGDREFCSVSLGKWLWEQSLYFCLRQKKSTNVKTKEGIYQEMRELGLSPGTQLFLNDVNITKEQGFGQFNLAGKWKKTYRGFQTKEPWYILTNFGDLETAIIAYQKRFDIEEMFRDFKSGGYSLEGSQLAPQYLSKLIIVIAIAYTSATLQGKKIKDMGIQKYVTRPEKRYKGQRRHSSFYVGQHLYHWLQLHQMFQKNIEELMQISRYRLKDYIKGQRAISLALSTF, from the coding sequence ATGATAAGTGAACTATACCAGAAAGTGTTAGAAAATGAACTGGGGCGAGCCAGATATCTACTGTTGTTAATGGTAGTTGGAACCTTGCAAATATTGAAGCAAGCAAAGTTAGAGATATTAGCTGAAGCCTTACCAATACCAATCCTGTTTGAGAGTCGGAGAAAAAAACTAAAAAGATTTTTAAAGCTGGAAATTCTGAATATTGAAAAAATCTGGTTTCTCTGCTTAAAAGAGATGTTAAAACAGCAGGAGAGATTCACAATAAAAGGATTAGTATATATTGCCATAGACCGAACGAGTTGGGGAGCAATTAATATCTTGATGGTGAGTCTAATTTATGACAAGAGAGCCATCCCAATCTATTGGGAGATATTGGATAAAAAAGGAAGTAGTAATCTCGAAGAACAGCAGCGAGTATTGGGGAAAATATTGAAGGTGCTATCAGGTCATAAAATCGTGGTGTTAGGAGATAGAGAATTTTGCTCAGTCAGTCTTGGAAAGTGGCTTTGGGAGCAGAGTTTATACTTTTGTTTAAGACAAAAAAAAAGTACAAATGTCAAGACAAAAGAAGGAATTTATCAAGAAATGAGAGAGTTAGGTTTAAGTCCAGGAACTCAACTATTTTTGAATGATGTCAATATTACAAAAGAGCAGGGATTTGGACAGTTTAACTTAGCTGGTAAGTGGAAAAAAACCTATCGGGGTTTTCAAACAAAAGAACCTTGGTATATTCTGACAAATTTTGGGGATTTAGAGACGGCAATAATTGCCTATCAAAAAAGATTTGATATTGAGGAGATGTTCCGAGATTTTAAGTCGGGAGGCTATAGCTTAGAAGGTTCTCAATTAGCACCGCAATACTTATCAAAGCTGATAATTGTTATAGCTATCGCCTATACAAGTGCCACACTGCAAGGTAAAAAAATTAAGGATATGGGAATCCAAAAATATGTCACAAGACCTGAAAAAAGATATAAAGGTCAACGCAGACACAGTAGTTTTTATGTGGGTCAACATCTCTATCATTGGCTCCAGCTACATCAAATGTTCCAAAAAAATATAGAAGAGTTAATGCAAATTAGCCGCTATCGGTTGAAGGATTACATCAAAGGACAAAGAGCGATATCGCTTGCCCTATCTACCTTCTAG
- a CDS encoding DUF4160 domain-containing protein, which yields MAKFWLQPVRLQSNQGFNRTEINRIQKLVQENQEQLLAGWNDFFNE from the coding sequence ATCGCTAAATTCTGGCTTCAGCCGGTTCGTCTTCAGAGTAACCAAGGATTTAACCGCACCGAAATTAACCGCATTCAAAAACTTGTTCAAGAAAACCAAGAACAATTACTAGCAGGCTGGAATGACTTTTTTAACGAATGA
- a CDS encoding group II intron maturase-specific domain-containing protein has product MRHYRELKRIINTSKGINQAELIKRLNPVIRGWCNYFSTVVSQKIFERLTHILGHKLIKWGIKRHRNKGRKWISKRHFHTIGGNNWAFTTREENNPLRLYEHRETEIRRYVKVKGNASPYDGNLVYWSSRMGTHPEMPTEISKLLKKQKGKCTHCGHFLRDGDLMEIDHITPKSLGGNNSYNNLQLLHRHCHDEKTANDGSLGNKSDCNSVKPEPPIPDNYIWVKDMLVMT; this is encoded by the coding sequence ATAAGACACTATAGAGAACTTAAACGCATCATAAACACCAGCAAGGGAATCAACCAAGCTGAACTCATTAAAAGGTTAAACCCTGTAATAAGAGGATGGTGCAATTACTTCTCAACAGTGGTTAGTCAGAAAATCTTTGAAAGATTAACCCACATCCTAGGGCATAAACTCATCAAATGGGGGATAAAACGCCATCGAAACAAAGGAAGAAAGTGGATTTCTAAAAGACACTTTCACACAATAGGTGGCAATAACTGGGCTTTCACAACCAGAGAAGAAAATAATCCTCTAAGGTTGTACGAACATAGAGAAACGGAAATCCGACGCTATGTGAAGGTCAAAGGGAACGCCTCACCCTACGATGGAAACCTAGTTTATTGGAGTTCAAGAATGGGGACTCATCCCGAAATGCCAACAGAAATTTCAAAACTGTTGAAAAAGCAAAAAGGGAAATGTACTCACTGTGGACACTTCTTAAGAGATGGGGATTTAATGGAGATAGACCACATCACCCCTAAATCACTAGGGGGGAATAACAGTTACAATAACCTCCAACTTCTTCATCGACATTGCCATGATGAAAAGACAGCCAATGATGGCAGTCTAGGCAACAAATCTGACTGCAATAGTGTCAAGCCAGAACCGCCCATACCAGATAATTACATCTGGGTAAAGGATATGTTGGTAATGACGTAG